From a single Anaerolineales bacterium genomic region:
- a CDS encoding amidase has protein sequence MLRYSTLKDMRAGVLSLPDFLAQIESKFTEREPDVLACLSEEDRFQRLHEDAETLALSYPDPNRRPALFGALVGVKDIFHVEGFTTHAGSRLPSEILQGKEAESVTRLKNAGALILGKTVTTEFAYFTPGPTRNPHHLEHTPGGSSSGSAAAVAAGFCHIALGTQTIGSVIRPAAFCDVVGFKPTYERISREGVIPLSPTFDHIGFFTTDIVAAKQAANVLIRDWKLDSPTQKPILGIPEGPYLACASDYALACFNDLCQSLTDAGYELRHIRVMDDFQEIRNRHDAIMAHDVSQVHKNWFAKYETLYSAKFSDLIKRGRSVSNLQSLLFARDALRTSITQAMEENQIDIWVCPPAVGPAPKGLDSTGDPVMCLPWTQIGFPAVNIPTTKNEAGLPMGLQLVGKWDADESLLAWAEDIEKVVRKI, from the coding sequence ATGCTGAGATACTCAACACTCAAAGACATGCGTGCCGGAGTATTATCGCTTCCCGATTTTCTGGCGCAAATCGAATCGAAATTCACGGAGCGTGAGCCTGATGTCCTTGCTTGCCTCTCTGAAGAAGATCGTTTTCAACGCTTGCATGAGGATGCCGAAACGCTCGCCCTCAGTTACCCTGACCCGAACAGACGACCAGCCCTGTTTGGCGCACTGGTTGGCGTCAAGGATATTTTTCATGTCGAAGGGTTTACCACGCATGCAGGAAGCCGCCTGCCCTCAGAGATCTTGCAGGGCAAAGAAGCTGAAAGCGTAACACGCCTGAAAAATGCCGGAGCCCTCATTTTGGGAAAAACCGTCACAACCGAGTTTGCCTATTTCACGCCCGGTCCCACACGCAACCCTCATCATCTTGAACACACTCCTGGCGGCTCCAGCAGCGGCTCTGCCGCCGCGGTCGCGGCAGGGTTCTGTCACATCGCCTTGGGAACGCAGACCATCGGCTCAGTGATACGCCCCGCCGCGTTCTGCGATGTCGTCGGCTTCAAGCCAACCTATGAAAGAATTTCTCGCGAAGGTGTGATTCCACTGTCTCCGACGTTTGACCACATCGGATTTTTCACCACCGATATTGTCGCTGCCAAGCAAGCCGCAAATGTACTGATCAGGGATTGGAAATTAGATTCCCCGACTCAAAAGCCGATCCTTGGCATACCCGAAGGACCCTACCTCGCCTGCGCTTCAGACTACGCCCTCGCCTGCTTCAACGACCTCTGCCAATCCCTCACCGACGCGGGATACGAACTCCGCCACATCCGGGTTATGGACGACTTTCAAGAAATACGCAACCGTCACGATGCCATCATGGCGCATGATGTATCGCAAGTCCACAAAAATTGGTTCGCCAAATACGAAACCCTTTACTCCGCCAAATTCTCCGACCTTATCAAACGCGGACGATCCGTCTCCAATCTTCAGTCCCTGCTTTTTGCTCGTGATGCCTTGCGCACCTCCATCACCCAAGCCATGGAAGAAAACCAAATTGACATCTGGGTCTGTCCTCCCGCTGTTGGTCCCGCTCCCAAAGGGCTCGACAGTACAGGCGACCCTGTCATGTGCCTCCCGTGGACTCAGATCGGTTTTCCCGCCGTCAACATTCCCACAACAAAGAATGAAGCAGGTCTGCCAATGGGACTGCAACTCGTCGGCAAATGGGACGCAGACGAATCTCTGCTCGCCTGGGCTGAAGATATCGAAAAAGTGGTGAGGAAGATATGA
- a CDS encoding xanthine dehydrogenase family protein subunit M, with translation MKPAPFEYHAPTSLEQALEFKARHGDDARLLAGGQSLVPAMNFRIMQPGMLVDLNRMDELSYIREAGDVIRIGSMARERHLEFDALIKKHTPLLHEAVPFIAHPQIRNRGTIGGSIVNADPAAELPVLMLALGARLKAKNTSAERWIDARDFFVGMFTTALEPDEILVEIEVPFMPANTGWSFMEVAPRAGDYALMGVAVQVTLDETGKCQQAKLVYLNAGEGPIDAQEAAQLLQGETITDTLMEDAASHASEKEITPFGNVHTSPEFQRHLAKVLTQKTLKQAIQRAGESQ, from the coding sequence TCATGCTCCCACATCCCTTGAGCAAGCGCTGGAATTTAAAGCCCGGCACGGCGATGATGCAAGGCTGCTGGCAGGCGGGCAAAGCCTTGTGCCTGCAATGAATTTCCGCATCATGCAGCCAGGCATGTTGGTTGATCTGAACCGGATGGATGAATTAAGTTACATCCGTGAAGCCGGAGATGTAATTCGAATTGGTTCAATGGCTCGCGAAAGGCATCTTGAATTCGATGCTCTGATCAAAAAACATACTCCCTTGTTGCATGAAGCAGTTCCCTTCATCGCCCATCCGCAGATCCGTAATCGCGGCACCATCGGCGGGAGTATTGTCAATGCCGACCCCGCCGCTGAACTCCCGGTGCTAATGCTTGCTTTGGGCGCACGTCTGAAAGCGAAGAATACATCTGCTGAGCGTTGGATCGACGCCAGGGATTTTTTCGTCGGCATGTTCACCACCGCGCTCGAACCAGATGAAATCCTGGTGGAGATCGAAGTGCCTTTCATGCCTGCCAACACGGGCTGGTCGTTCATGGAAGTTGCGCCGCGTGCTGGCGACTACGCATTGATGGGCGTTGCCGTGCAGGTGACGCTGGACGAAACCGGCAAATGTCAACAAGCGAAACTGGTCTACCTCAACGCGGGCGAAGGTCCCATTGACGCGCAGGAAGCCGCGCAACTTTTGCAGGGCGAAACGATCACAGATACGTTAATGGAAGATGCCGCCTCGCACGCCAGCGAAAAAGAGATCACCCCATTTGGCAATGTCCACACATCGCCGGAGTTTCAGCGCCATCTTGCAAAAGTTTTGACCCAAAAGACATTGAAACAAGCCATCCAACGCGCGGGAGAATCGCAATGA
- a CDS encoding DUF1116 domain-containing protein, protein MDIEQANTTAVSRMMEARPILKAVATARDVIPGMKDNLFLHAGPPIEWERMSGPLRGAIIGAMLFEGIAKSEAEANSMVERGEVEFDSCHHHGAVGPMAGVTSASMKVYVVENAEHGNKSFSNLNEGYGKVLRYGAYSDDVLKKLHWMNDVLGVALADALAASSGIDMRALMSEALHMGDEGHNRNKAGSLLYLKLISPLIAKTMKDGAVMSDVLQFIGDNALSVLNPVMAACKAMTDAAHGVEGSTIVTTMARNGTDFGIRVSGLGERQWFTAPAEIPVGLFFSGFSQADANPDIGDSAITETAGIGGFAMATAPAIVTFVGGTPKDAMNATLEMYEITFAESKYFTMPSLDFRGTPTGIDLRKVVELGIAPRINTGIAHKNAGVGQVGAGLVRPPLKIFEDALLAFAEKYNI, encoded by the coding sequence ATGGATATCGAACAGGCCAATACCACTGCTGTAAGCCGCATGATGGAGGCGCGACCCATTTTGAAAGCTGTCGCCACCGCGCGTGATGTCATCCCCGGAATGAAAGACAACCTGTTCCTGCACGCGGGTCCACCGATCGAGTGGGAGCGAATGTCCGGTCCGTTGCGGGGGGCGATCATTGGGGCGATGCTGTTCGAGGGAATCGCTAAATCGGAAGCGGAAGCAAACTCAATGGTGGAAAGAGGCGAAGTCGAATTCGATTCCTGTCACCATCATGGCGCAGTCGGTCCGATGGCGGGAGTCACATCTGCTTCGATGAAAGTCTATGTCGTGGAAAATGCCGAGCATGGCAACAAGTCGTTTTCCAATTTGAATGAGGGTTATGGAAAAGTTTTGCGGTACGGCGCATACAGTGATGATGTGTTGAAAAAGTTACATTGGATGAACGATGTGCTGGGTGTTGCGCTGGCGGATGCGCTCGCAGCTTCCAGTGGAATTGATATGCGCGCGTTGATGTCTGAGGCATTGCACATGGGCGATGAGGGACATAACCGCAACAAGGCGGGGTCGTTGTTGTATCTGAAATTGATCTCGCCGTTGATCGCGAAAACAATGAAGGATGGCGCGGTGATGTCTGATGTGTTGCAATTTATCGGTGACAACGCGCTGAGCGTGTTGAATCCCGTAATGGCGGCGTGCAAGGCAATGACGGATGCAGCGCATGGAGTCGAAGGTAGTACGATTGTAACGACGATGGCGCGCAATGGCACGGATTTTGGGATCCGTGTGAGCGGACTCGGTGAGAGACAATGGTTCACGGCTCCTGCCGAAATCCCAGTTGGTCTGTTCTTCTCAGGCTTTTCACAAGCCGACGCCAACCCCGATATCGGCGACAGTGCCATCACCGAGACCGCAGGTATTGGAGGATTTGCAATGGCGACCGCGCCTGCAATTGTCACCTTTGTGGGCGGCACTCCGAAGGACGCGATGAACGCGACCCTTGAAATGTATGAGATCACTTTTGCCGAAAGTAAATACTTCACCATGCCATCGCTTGACTTTCGCGGTACACCGACAGGGATCGATCTTCGCAAAGTCGTGGAGTTGGGAATCGCGCCGCGCATTAATACAGGAATTGCTCACAAGAATGCAGGCGTGGGTCAGGTGGGGGCGGGATTGGTTAGACCGCCGCTGAAAATATTTGAAGATGCTTTATTGGCTTTTGCAGAAAAATATAATATCTGA
- the fdrA gene encoding acyl-CoA synthetase FdrA: MTVVKWEVRAGAYYDSVVLMQLQRGLLGLPGIVDAGVVMATPANRDLLAANDLLPEKITANPDDLLIVVKADDDTSATDAISKVDELLARRKSSSISQDFRPRSLSGAVKQLPEANWVLISVPGRYAADVAREALDLGKHVFLYSDNVSLDDEIALKKSAREKGLLVMGPDCGTAIINGVGLGFANRVRRGSIGVVGASGTGTQAVTAQIHNLGAGISHAIGTGGRDLKSDVGAITAHQALDALARDDETKVIVVISKPPSPDVAAQLMSAALFTSKPVVIYFIGYPPPARQIGNLHFAISLSEAAEIAVSQLSVSGKWLSANDQKGYLRGLFSGGTLAYETLLGLQASLSPIYSNAPITNYQNLKDPLHSKAHTIIDLGDEFFMVGRLHPMIDNDLRIRRMKQEAADAEVGMILFDVVLGEGSHMNPAEELIPVIKEIQSSRNDIEFVAMVIGTDEDPQDIESQVSQLVNAGVAVFRTAAEAVEYIGLRFSASRKNEFTSVDLDQLKQPLAAINVGLESFYDSIILQGAQAVHVDWRPPASGNERLAALLAKMKK, translated from the coding sequence ATGACCGTTGTCAAATGGGAAGTCCGTGCAGGAGCATATTACGACTCGGTCGTGTTGATGCAGCTTCAGCGCGGCTTGCTCGGCTTGCCCGGCATCGTGGATGCAGGCGTGGTCATGGCGACCCCCGCCAACCGTGATCTGCTCGCGGCAAATGATCTCCTCCCAGAAAAAATCACCGCCAACCCCGATGATCTGCTGATTGTCGTCAAAGCAGACGACGACACATCTGCAACCGACGCCATCAGCAAAGTGGACGAACTGCTCGCCCGTCGAAAATCATCCAGCATTTCTCAGGATTTTCGCCCGCGTAGTTTGAGCGGCGCAGTCAAACAATTACCCGAAGCGAATTGGGTATTGATCTCCGTGCCCGGTCGCTATGCAGCCGATGTTGCCCGCGAAGCGCTTGATCTAGGAAAACATGTTTTCCTTTATAGCGATAATGTCTCGCTCGATGATGAGATCGCCTTGAAGAAATCCGCCCGTGAAAAAGGTCTGCTCGTGATGGGACCCGACTGCGGCACCGCCATCATCAACGGCGTCGGGCTGGGATTCGCCAACCGTGTGAGGCGTGGCTCGATTGGCGTGGTCGGCGCGTCAGGGACGGGGACGCAGGCTGTGACGGCGCAAATCCATAATCTCGGCGCGGGCATCTCTCATGCCATCGGCACAGGCGGGCGCGATCTGAAATCCGATGTTGGGGCGATCACAGCCCATCAAGCACTCGATGCCCTGGCGCGTGACGATGAAACAAAGGTCATCGTCGTGATCTCCAAACCGCCCTCGCCCGATGTGGCAGCGCAATTGATGTCTGCTGCGTTATTCACAAGCAAACCCGTTGTAATCTATTTTATTGGCTATCCTCCGCCTGCAAGACAGATCGGAAATTTACATTTTGCAATTAGTTTAAGTGAGGCGGCAGAGATTGCTGTGAGTCAATTGTCAGTGAGTGGCAAATGGTTATCAGCAAACGATCAAAAGGGTTATTTGCGTGGATTGTTCTCTGGCGGCACGCTGGCTTACGAAACCCTGCTTGGTCTTCAAGCGTCTCTTTCGCCTATTTATTCAAACGCCCCTATTACGAATTACCAAAATCTTAAAGACCCTCTCCACAGCAAAGCACACACAATCATAGACCTCGGTGACGAATTCTTCATGGTTGGTCGTCTGCATCCGATGATCGATAACGATCTGCGAATAAGGCGTATGAAGCAGGAAGCCGCTGATGCTGAAGTGGGGATGATTTTGTTCGATGTCGTTCTCGGCGAAGGTTCGCACATGAACCCTGCTGAAGAGTTGATACCTGTCATCAAAGAGATTCAATCTTCAAGAAACGATATTGAATTTGTCGCGATGGTCATCGGCACGGATGAAGACCCGCAAGATATCGAGTCCCAAGTCTCTCAGCTGGTGAATGCAGGTGTTGCAGTTTTCAGAACTGCCGCCGAAGCCGTGGAATACATCGGCCTGCGGTTCAGTGCCAGCCGGAAGAATGAATTTACTTCCGTAGATCTTGATCAACTCAAACAGCCCCTCGCCGCCATCAACGTTGGATTGGAATCGTTTTACGACAGCATAATCTTGCAGGGCGCGCAAGCCGTTCACGTGGATTGGCGTCCGCCCGCGAGCGGGAACGAGAGATTAGCCGCGTTACTGGCGAAAATGAAGAAGTAA
- a CDS encoding (2Fe-2S)-binding protein: MTQSISITVIVNEKEFTRAVEPRMLLSDFLRHELGLTGTHVGCEHGVCGACTILFDGESMRSCLIFAVQADGHNIATVEGLAKDKDSLHPLQQSFWEAHGLQCGYCTPGILMTMIPFLKQNPNPTEDDIRHALSGNLCRCTGYQHIVDAVKLAAEKMK; the protein is encoded by the coding sequence ATGACCCAGTCCATTTCCATTACAGTCATCGTCAACGAAAAGGAATTTACCCGCGCAGTAGAGCCGCGCATGTTGCTCAGCGACTTCCTGCGCCATGAACTCGGTCTGACGGGCACGCACGTCGGCTGCGAACACGGCGTGTGCGGCGCGTGCACTATTCTCTTCGACGGTGAATCGATGCGCTCGTGTCTGATCTTCGCCGTACAAGCGGATGGTCACAATATCGCAACCGTCGAAGGTCTCGCGAAAGACAAGGACAGCTTACATCCCCTCCAACAATCTTTCTGGGAAGCGCACGGATTGCAATGCGGCTACTGCACACCGGGTATTTTGATGACCATGATTCCCTTCCTGAAGCAGAATCCGAACCCCACCGAAGATGATATCCGCCACGCGCTGTCGGGAAATCTCTGTCGCTGTACAGGTTATCAGCACATCGTGGACGCGGTGAAACTCGCGGCAGAGAAAATGAAGTAG
- a CDS encoding cyclase family protein, with protein MTKIYDLSQDLNQDASFWPFYPPFEVKYIKRKSEHGVNAQYIQTSNHMGTHLDAPKHFVTKGRTIDQIPIEWCYGPGVIVDLSDMLDDVGLFTPEDIEKRADVQEGDILFIHTGWHKYSFFSPEADEERYIQRHPGPHYSICDWLLKKKIHIWGVDMISTDHPMNLPIGRFLGKGGLEHWQKVRKLTEEKFGADKMDELFPDSAYQLTHNALFPHDCMHVENLGGDIGLKELHNKRITLGVFPWKFKGGEAAFCRAVAWA; from the coding sequence ATGACCAAAATTTACGACCTCTCGCAAGACCTGAATCAAGATGCCTCATTCTGGCCCTTCTATCCACCGTTTGAAGTGAAGTACATCAAGCGCAAATCGGAGCATGGGGTCAATGCGCAGTATATTCAGACATCCAACCACATGGGCACACACTTGGATGCGCCGAAACATTTCGTGACCAAAGGCAGGACCATTGACCAGATTCCCATCGAATGGTGTTACGGACCTGGCGTCATCGTAGACCTGAGCGATATGCTCGATGATGTGGGTCTTTTCACGCCGGAAGATATCGAAAAGCGGGCGGACGTACAGGAAGGTGACATCCTGTTTATTCACACTGGCTGGCACAAGTATTCCTTCTTCAGCCCCGAAGCGGATGAAGAGCGCTACATCCAGCGGCATCCGGGTCCACATTACAGCATTTGCGACTGGTTGTTGAAGAAGAAGATCCACATCTGGGGCGTGGACATGATCTCCACCGACCACCCAATGAACCTGCCCATTGGTCGCTTCCTCGGCAAGGGCGGGCTGGAACATTGGCAGAAAGTCCGCAAGTTGACCGAGGAAAAATTCGGCGCGGACAAGATGGATGAGTTATTCCCTGATTCGGCGTATCAACTCACGCACAATGCGCTATTCCCGCACGATTGTATGCACGTCGAAAATCTCGGCGGTGACATCGGCTTGAAGGAATTGCACAACAAACGCATCACGCTCGGCGTTTTTCCATGGAAGTTCAAAGGCGGCGAAGCGGCGTTTTGCCGCGCCGTGGCTTGGGCGTAA